One genomic window of Pecten maximus chromosome 3, xPecMax1.1, whole genome shotgun sequence includes the following:
- the LOC117323215 gene encoding cell division control protein 42 homolog — protein sequence MVMSVYESGVQCTLVGDGMVGKTCLARSFADRTFPVNYVATVMDKYNGTTYVDGNKYGITLTDMAGEHEAITCSDYKSTDVFIICYSVVDRESFESVQDFWAPEIRKIARKRPVILVATQTDLRQKWNKDHVTTVEGETLAKRMSVDRFLESSAFAKEGVAPIFKSVVQASLKYNKKKCNIIKRVLSGI from the exons ATGGTGATGTCTGTTTATGAATCCGGAGTCCAGTGTACCCTGGTAGGGGACGGGATGGTTGGAAAGACGTGCCTCGCACGTTCATTTGCTGACCGGACATTTCCGGTCAATTATGTGGCTACCGTGATGGACAAGTACAACGGTACCACATATGTGGATGGAAACAAGTACGGGATTACTCTCACGGACATGGCTGGAGAG cATGAAGCCATAACATGTAGTGACTACAAATCGACAGATGTATTCATCATCTGCTACAGCGTGGTGGACAGAGAGTCCTTTGAAAGTGTCCAGGATTTCTGGGCCCCCGAGATCCGGAAAATCGCCAGGAAACGTCCCGTGATCCTAGTGGCTACACAGACGGATCTACGACAGAAATGGAACAAAGACCACGTGACTACGGTGGAAGGGGAAACCCTGGCTAAACGTATGTCTGTAGATCGATTCCTGGAGAGTTCTGCATTCGCAAAAGAAGGCGTGGCACCTATCTTCAAAAGCGTGGTGCAAGCATCTTTAAAATACAACAAGAAGAAATGTAACATCATAAAACGTGTTCTTAGTGGTATATGA